The following proteins are encoded in a genomic region of Terriglobia bacterium:
- a CDS encoding alpha/beta fold hydrolase, which yields MLRLLAILLLCVPVSAQQLAASAGPGKLTIESIFAEGGITGRGPETIKWSPDNTKISFVQRDDSGEHGQLWYIDVASGHKAVLVAESKLQSLFPPDSRMTAEQRERAQRYSVAAYQWAPDSKHLLFDSRGQLWYYSLDTGTAVQLTAAPDASTDPKFSPDGKHIAYVRKHDLWVRPVSEGEEKQVTRDGNENLLNGEVDWVYEEELGVRSNYFWSPDSKHFVFLQMNEKQLPTYPLVDWMPTHPKVNELKYPKAGDPNPEVRVGVVAADGGKVRWISVGDPNDKDVYKPRFGWLRNGAVYVTVINRLHTRMDLYFADAFGGRSRLVLSESEPNAYLDDERFHITWLKSGDRFLWPSWRDGHMHLYLYSFDKYNPLAADAKLEQQLTKGEFEVSGVQGVDEAAGTVYLTANAGDPRQEQVYAVKLGGGEMQKITQTPGVHNANFAGNGQFFIDSYSALLSPPRLALCKVAGTCSTFWEARAVSDYNLIAPRALELKAADGQTTLYAYLLLPPGAEQAGAAKIPVILNPYGGPGGQVVRDSWGGVTFLFHNILARHGFAILQVDNRGMANRGRAFATPILHHLGQVELQDQLAALDQVLKQFPALDANRVGWWGWSYGGYMTLYAMTHSDRVKAGVSVAPVTDWRDYDSIYTERYMGLPKDNATGYADSSPVNAAQALHGKLLEVHGTSDDNVHLQNTMQMMRSLINAGKQFDLQLYPGKTHGISGKADRTHLFHRIQQQFEQYLMGPQP from the coding sequence ATGCTTCGTTTGCTCGCGATACTTCTGCTCTGCGTGCCAGTTTCCGCACAACAGTTGGCTGCGTCCGCCGGGCCGGGGAAACTGACGATTGAGTCCATCTTTGCCGAAGGCGGCATCACCGGCCGCGGGCCGGAAACGATCAAGTGGAGTCCGGACAACACGAAGATATCGTTCGTGCAGCGCGACGATTCCGGCGAGCACGGGCAGCTCTGGTACATTGACGTGGCCAGCGGCCACAAGGCGGTGCTGGTGGCGGAAAGCAAGCTGCAATCGCTGTTTCCACCCGACAGCCGCATGACGGCCGAGCAGCGCGAGCGGGCGCAGCGCTACTCGGTCGCCGCCTACCAATGGGCGCCCGATTCCAAGCACCTGCTGTTCGACAGCCGCGGCCAGCTTTGGTACTACTCGCTCGACACCGGCACCGCGGTGCAGCTCACCGCCGCCCCCGATGCCAGCACCGACCCCAAATTTTCGCCCGACGGCAAACACATTGCCTATGTCCGCAAGCACGACTTGTGGGTGCGTCCGGTAAGCGAAGGCGAGGAAAAACAGGTCACGCGCGACGGCAACGAAAACCTGCTGAACGGCGAAGTGGATTGGGTGTACGAGGAAGAGCTCGGCGTACGGAGCAATTATTTCTGGTCTCCCGACAGCAAGCACTTCGTTTTTCTGCAGATGAATGAGAAGCAGTTGCCGACCTATCCGCTGGTTGACTGGATGCCGACGCACCCCAAGGTCAACGAACTGAAGTACCCCAAAGCCGGCGATCCTAATCCGGAGGTGCGCGTCGGCGTGGTTGCGGCGGATGGCGGCAAGGTGCGCTGGATTAGCGTCGGCGACCCAAATGACAAGGACGTGTACAAGCCGCGGTTTGGGTGGCTGCGCAACGGCGCGGTGTACGTGACGGTCATCAACCGGCTGCACACCAGGATGGACCTCTATTTCGCCGACGCCTTCGGCGGGCGCTCGCGCCTGGTGCTCAGCGAGAGCGAGCCCAACGCGTACCTGGACGACGAGCGCTTCCACATCACGTGGCTGAAGTCGGGCGACCGCTTTCTGTGGCCGAGCTGGCGAGACGGTCACATGCACCTTTATCTCTACAGTTTCGACAAATACAACCCGCTGGCGGCGGACGCCAAGCTGGAACAACAGCTCACCAAGGGCGAGTTTGAGGTCAGCGGCGTCCAAGGGGTGGATGAGGCTGCCGGCACGGTGTACCTCACCGCCAACGCCGGGGACCCGCGGCAGGAGCAGGTCTACGCGGTGAAGCTGGGCGGCGGCGAGATGCAGAAGATCACGCAGACGCCCGGCGTGCACAACGCCAACTTTGCCGGCAACGGGCAATTCTTCATTGATAGCTATTCGGCGCTGTTGTCGCCGCCGCGGCTGGCGCTGTGCAAGGTTGCGGGGACGTGCAGCACGTTTTGGGAAGCGCGAGCGGTTTCAGACTACAACCTGATCGCGCCGCGCGCGCTGGAACTGAAGGCCGCCGACGGCCAGACCACGCTCTACGCTTACTTGTTGCTTCCTCCGGGCGCCGAGCAAGCCGGGGCAGCGAAGATTCCGGTGATCCTGAATCCTTACGGCGGACCCGGCGGGCAGGTAGTCCGCGACTCCTGGGGCGGCGTCACTTTCCTGTTTCACAACATCCTGGCACGACACGGTTTTGCCATCCTCCAGGTGGATAATCGCGGCATGGCCAATCGCGGGCGCGCCTTCGCCACGCCCATCCTGCATCATTTAGGCCAGGTCGAGTTGCAGGACCAACTGGCCGCCCTTGACCAGGTACTGAAGCAGTTTCCGGCACTCGACGCCAACCGCGTCGGTTGGTGGGGCTGGAGTTACGGCGGCTACATGACGCTTTATGCCATGACGCACAGCGACCGAGTAAAGGCGGGCGTGTCGGTGGCGCCGGTGACGGACTGGCGCGACTACGATTCCATCTACACCGAGCGCTACATGGGGCTGCCCAAGGACAATGCAACAGGCTACGCCGACAGTTCGCCGGTCAACGCCGCGCAAGCTCTCCATGGCAAGCTGCTGGAGGTGCACGGCACCAGCGATGACAATGTCCACTTGCAGAACACCATGCAGATGATGCGCTCCCTGATCAACGCGGGCAAGCAGTTCGACCTCCAACTCTATCCGGGCAAGACGCATGGCATCAGCGGTAAGGCCGACCGCACTCACCTCTTTCACCGCATCCAACAACAGTTCGAGCAGTACCTGATGGGACCTCAACCATGA
- a CDS encoding cytidylate kinase family protein, whose translation MAIITISRGSFSGGKMLAEALARRLGYRYIDRDHVIRKAAEWGVSQDDLRMAIDKPPSFLGQSQHTKYIYLAFIQAALAEDVRHGDAIYHGLAGHLLLGKGLHILRTRIIAPMEFRIAKVQERGKFNRKQAIAYIEAIDDDRRKWTRFLYGVDWADPSLYDLVLNLEQIGLEEACEAICVLAESNCFQPTAETQAAIENLALASCVKANLAMNPAACDLQFEVVARAGSVSLKGDVDTPGQAKKIRAFVEAIPGVTEVNLEQLTLATRI comes from the coding sequence GTGGCAATCATCACTATCTCAAGAGGATCGTTTAGTGGCGGCAAGATGCTGGCCGAAGCTCTCGCCCGCAGGCTTGGCTACCGCTACATTGATCGCGACCATGTAATCCGCAAGGCGGCGGAATGGGGCGTGTCGCAGGACGACCTGCGAATGGCGATTGATAAGCCGCCCAGCTTTCTCGGCCAGTCGCAGCACACCAAGTACATTTACCTGGCCTTCATCCAGGCGGCACTGGCCGAGGACGTCCGGCATGGCGACGCCATCTACCACGGTCTCGCCGGACATCTGCTGCTCGGCAAGGGACTGCACATCCTGCGCACGCGGATTATTGCGCCCATGGAGTTTCGCATCGCCAAGGTGCAGGAGCGGGGGAAGTTCAACCGTAAGCAAGCCATCGCCTACATCGAAGCCATCGACGACGACCGGCGCAAGTGGACGCGCTTCCTCTACGGCGTGGATTGGGCCGACCCGTCGCTCTACGACCTGGTGCTCAACCTGGAGCAGATAGGCTTGGAAGAAGCCTGCGAGGCCATCTGCGTGCTGGCGGAGTCGAACTGCTTTCAGCCCACGGCCGAAACCCAGGCCGCGATCGAGAACCTTGCGCTGGCCAGTTGCGTCAAGGCCAACCTGGCGATGAATCCGGCCGCTTGTGACCTGCAATTCGAGGTCGTGGCGCGCGCTGGCTCGGTGTCTCTCAAGGGAGACGTTGACACCCCTGGACAGGCCAAGAAGATCCGCGCCTTCGTGGAGGCCATCCCCGGCGTGACGGAGGTCAACCTGGAGCAACTGACGCTGGCGACAAGGATTTGA
- a CDS encoding VWA domain-containing protein, with protein MPVPRVCVLMVFAMMVAAQQRGPQRDQAPTFAAQTNLVVVPVVVLDHGHPVSHLRRDDFQIQENGRGQKVAAFEEVVAQAAPVQRVAPPPNTFSNQVMEHTPRKMEIIALDLLNTPFDDRVKARRGILDFLSKAVDKNALVAVLTMGRGGARIVHDFTSDTAVLTAAIGQLQGELSVADTRTSHVDDEGVLLAKLFERDSSRSNLSTDPSHATLADDTDLTSFAVDAQTAQAKVDIGRQNDAALATLLNFQQVAHYFSAVQGRKALIWASTGFPASFANVTGAASRGPTPDDWQRTMRLLQDANITIYPIDVTGLATNVTANYKDYVPPVAEGPPTTGTVPEKSRTLEAVAAGVYSDPVVAKHAAMLKIAEMTGGEAFYNRNDVSGLLARADQDETQFYLVSYYSNDSSTLGWRKIAVKVRRKGVQIRHRSGYYFDLTLRDPEEAQLLDERMALDSPLAFTGLPLTATWVRTEREKGTRKVFFSLFVPPGKTQVDTSKGDRISMDFLAVVRTMDGKEVASIGQGLSQGVDPEAVTRIDSGGVTYLNYIRLLPGEYTAKFVVRDNFTARIGSLTAPLKVD; from the coding sequence ATGCCAGTTCCGCGAGTCTGTGTCCTCATGGTTTTCGCGATGATGGTGGCGGCGCAGCAGCGCGGCCCCCAGCGGGACCAGGCGCCGACCTTTGCCGCGCAAACCAACCTCGTGGTTGTGCCGGTGGTGGTGCTCGACCACGGCCATCCCGTTTCCCATCTCAGGCGCGACGACTTCCAAATCCAGGAGAACGGAAGAGGGCAGAAGGTCGCTGCCTTCGAAGAAGTGGTTGCGCAAGCAGCGCCGGTACAGCGTGTGGCGCCACCGCCGAACACCTTCAGCAATCAGGTGATGGAGCACACGCCCCGCAAGATGGAGATCATCGCCTTGGACCTGCTGAACACGCCATTCGACGACCGGGTTAAGGCGCGCCGCGGCATCCTCGATTTTCTCTCCAAGGCGGTGGACAAGAACGCGCTGGTCGCGGTGCTCACCATGGGCCGCGGGGGCGCCCGGATTGTTCACGATTTTACCAGCGACACCGCCGTCCTGACAGCGGCCATCGGCCAACTGCAGGGCGAGCTGTCGGTCGCGGACACGCGGACTTCGCACGTGGACGACGAAGGGGTGTTGTTGGCCAAGCTCTTCGAGAGGGATTCCTCGCGCAGCAATCTGTCCACCGATCCTTCCCATGCGACCTTGGCGGACGACACCGACTTGACCAGCTTCGCCGTGGATGCGCAAACCGCGCAGGCCAAGGTCGATATCGGCAGGCAGAACGATGCCGCCCTGGCGACGTTGCTGAATTTCCAGCAAGTGGCACACTACTTTTCCGCCGTGCAGGGGCGTAAGGCGCTGATCTGGGCTTCGACCGGATTTCCCGCCAGCTTCGCCAACGTCACTGGGGCCGCCAGCCGCGGTCCCACGCCGGACGATTGGCAGCGCACCATGCGCCTGTTGCAGGACGCCAACATTACCATCTATCCGATTGACGTGACCGGACTGGCAACCAACGTTACCGCAAATTACAAGGACTATGTGCCGCCGGTCGCCGAGGGGCCACCGACTACCGGCACGGTGCCGGAGAAGAGCCGGACCCTGGAGGCGGTTGCGGCCGGCGTTTACAGCGATCCAGTGGTGGCCAAGCACGCCGCCATGCTGAAGATCGCGGAAATGACCGGTGGCGAAGCCTTTTACAACCGCAATGATGTGAGTGGGCTGCTCGCCCGTGCTGACCAGGACGAGACACAGTTTTACCTCGTCAGCTACTACAGCAACGACTCTAGCACCCTGGGTTGGCGCAAGATCGCGGTCAAGGTACGGCGCAAAGGCGTCCAGATCCGACACCGTTCCGGGTACTACTTCGATCTGACGCTGCGCGACCCCGAGGAAGCCCAACTCCTCGACGAGCGCATGGCACTGGATTCCCCGCTTGCTTTCACGGGCCTGCCCCTCACCGCGACTTGGGTAAGAACTGAGCGCGAGAAGGGCACGAGGAAGGTGTTTTTCTCCCTCTTCGTGCCACCCGGGAAAACGCAGGTCGACACCAGCAAGGGCGACCGCATCAGCATGGATTTCCTTGCCGTCGTCCGCACCATGGACGGAAAAGAGGTGGCGAGCATCGGCCAGGGCCTCAGCCAGGGCGTCGATCCGGAGGCGGTGACCAGGATCGACTCGGGAGGCGTAACCTACCTCAATTACATTCGCTTGCTTCCTGGTGAGTACACGGCAAAGTTCGTCGTCCGCGACAACTTTACGGCACGGATAGGCAGCCTCACCGCCCCTCTCAAGGTGGACTGA
- a CDS encoding PASTA domain-containing protein translates to MAQQFVGRKVPPLSGKTCNEASAILEQMRLRCECVVENSSGTLITHSDPPEGNPVNIGALVRVYFDAQRVRVPRVIGETPAVASERLRGADLGMAFQSAAPGSGQPGTVANQTPEPESWVDRGTQVEVFVVPDRLTVTADPPTPAVFDTVVAEAFLEPPRPGALYSFSWGDGSEPSEPSPERTASYRYSTAGPHSITVTATDSSGEMKVTSERDINVRDYDVRLSVDPVNPEPGQSVTVRAALDPASQGLTYQFSFDGVQDGSQSSPETTHMFSSREPHTVAVAVRVGDQTVATASFSVVMAPASASSDSPARPSDSRDHRYGPVFAGGAAVALAAAARSIVRKKRIRRLRDEMIIHLETDVGRQQAVPASPVDTEDVILVRAVASRGTQSLLTTAGGGRS, encoded by the coding sequence ATGGCACAGCAGTTTGTTGGCCGCAAAGTCCCCCCTCTTTCGGGAAAAACGTGCAACGAAGCCTCCGCAATCTTGGAACAGATGAGATTGCGCTGCGAATGCGTAGTCGAGAATAGCAGCGGGACCTTGATCACTCATTCGGATCCGCCGGAAGGCAACCCGGTCAACATTGGCGCACTGGTCCGAGTTTATTTTGACGCGCAGCGAGTACGGGTGCCACGGGTGATCGGGGAGACCCCCGCCGTTGCAAGCGAACGATTGCGCGGCGCAGACCTGGGAATGGCATTTCAGTCTGCGGCGCCTGGTAGTGGGCAGCCAGGAACGGTTGCTAATCAAACGCCTGAGCCCGAGAGCTGGGTCGATCGCGGTACTCAGGTTGAAGTCTTTGTCGTTCCTGACCGACTGACAGTCACAGCAGATCCTCCAACACCAGCGGTATTTGACACTGTCGTGGCTGAAGCATTCCTTGAACCGCCTCGACCCGGTGCGCTCTATTCGTTTTCGTGGGGCGATGGGTCGGAACCAAGTGAGCCAAGTCCCGAGCGGACGGCCAGCTATCGCTACAGCACAGCAGGCCCTCACTCCATAACTGTTACCGCAACCGATTCCAGTGGGGAGATGAAGGTCACCAGTGAGCGGGACATTAATGTCCGGGACTACGACGTGCGATTAAGCGTGGATCCAGTCAACCCGGAACCGGGACAATCGGTCACCGTACGGGCTGCTCTAGACCCAGCTTCCCAAGGCCTGACGTACCAGTTTTCCTTTGATGGCGTGCAGGACGGTAGCCAAAGTAGTCCAGAAACAACTCACATGTTCAGCAGCCGCGAACCTCACACGGTTGCGGTAGCAGTCAGAGTCGGAGACCAGACCGTTGCGACCGCAAGCTTTTCCGTTGTCATGGCGCCCGCGAGCGCATCATCGGACTCCCCTGCTCGTCCATCCGATTCCCGCGATCATCGATACGGGCCTGTATTCGCAGGAGGGGCCGCTGTGGCACTGGCTGCAGCCGCTCGCTCTATCGTGAGAAAGAAACGCATAAGGCGCTTGCGAGACGAAATGATAATTCACCTTGAAACCGACGTTGGGCGTCAGCAGGCCGTACCTGCATCACCCGTTGATACCGAGGATGTGATCCTGGTCCGAGCCGTTGCATCCAGAGGGACGCAGTCCCTTTTGACTACTGCCGGGGGCGGCCGCTCATGA
- a CDS encoding MBL fold metallo-hydrolase: protein MNTRYTLKNFELSVFTDGTYLADGGAMFGVVPKVMWEKKARADEFNRIVLACNSLLIRDDKHTVLVDTGIGPKLSEKRRNIYQYTPQLPDNLRAGGVDPAEIDVVINTHLHFDHCGWNTYIENGQVKPTFPNARYYVQAGEVEHGRQQLERDRVSYITENYDPLIAGGQMTPLRGDSEIVPGISVRIYPGHTRHMQAVLVRSGGKTACYISDLIPMLSHLDVVWGMGYDLFPLEVIENRKRFYAEALRDDWLVAFTHEPHTSLVFLDENDKGKVIAHPVGEVASAASQR, encoded by the coding sequence ATGAACACGCGCTACACGCTAAAGAATTTCGAACTCTCGGTCTTCACCGACGGGACGTACTTGGCCGACGGCGGCGCTATGTTCGGCGTGGTGCCGAAGGTGATGTGGGAGAAGAAGGCTCGCGCCGACGAGTTCAACCGGATTGTGCTCGCCTGCAATTCGCTGCTGATCCGCGACGACAAGCACACCGTGCTGGTGGACACCGGCATCGGGCCGAAGCTGTCGGAAAAACGCCGCAACATCTACCAGTACACGCCGCAGCTTCCCGACAACCTGCGTGCCGGGGGCGTGGATCCGGCCGAGATTGACGTGGTCATCAACACCCACCTGCACTTCGACCATTGTGGCTGGAACACCTATATCGAGAACGGCCAGGTGAAACCAACCTTTCCCAACGCGCGCTATTACGTGCAGGCGGGCGAGGTGGAGCACGGTCGCCAGCAGCTCGAGCGCGACCGTGTGAGCTACATCACGGAAAACTATGACCCGCTGATCGCCGGCGGGCAGATGACCCCGCTGCGCGGCGATAGCGAGATCGTGCCCGGGATTTCGGTCAGGATTTACCCCGGGCACACGCGCCATATGCAAGCGGTGCTGGTGCGCAGCGGCGGCAAGACGGCGTGCTACATCTCCGACCTGATTCCCATGCTTTCACACCTCGACGTGGTCTGGGGAATGGGCTATGACCTGTTCCCGCTGGAGGTGATTGAGAATCGGAAGAGGTTTTACGCCGAGGCGCTGCGGGACGACTGGCTGGTGGCGTTCACGCACGAACCGCATACGTCCCTGGTATTCCTGGACGAAAATGACAAGGGCAAGGTGATCGCGCACCCGGTTGGCGAGGTCGCGTCGGCGGCTTCACAACGGTAA
- a CDS encoding class I SAM-dependent rRNA methyltransferase, with protein MLERALSTPVLSVNWRAAARIRHGHVWVYRSDLVGHDQVAPGSLVRVQDEAGKYLGTALYSSSSQIAVRMLSGERLEPAGLVELLRQRLLAAIAYRERIVRDSDACRLVFSESDGLPGLIVDRYNDILSFQVLTQAMDRDDIRAAVLQTLLEALRPAAVVERVDPRIRRLEHLLPREEGLCHGERTNTIIAMNGVRFQLHALAGQKTGAFLDQRENYAAAAQFARGEALDMFCYQGGFSLHLARVCSHVTAVDSSRPALEIAEQNEKLNAGEHGGREIEWIEANGFDLLKDYATAGRQYDTIVLDPPAFARSRKALPTALRGYKELNLRALKMLRPGGALVTCSCSFHVGEEDFLEMLRSAAFDARQSPKIIARRGQAKDHPVLLAIPETAYLKCVILTV; from the coding sequence ATCCTTGAGAGAGCCTTGTCCACACCTGTTCTGAGCGTGAACTGGCGAGCCGCGGCGCGCATCCGCCACGGCCACGTCTGGGTATACCGTTCCGACCTGGTCGGCCACGACCAGGTTGCTCCCGGTTCGCTGGTCCGCGTGCAGGATGAAGCCGGAAAATACCTTGGCACCGCGCTCTACAGCAGTTCCTCGCAGATCGCGGTGCGCATGCTGTCGGGCGAGCGCCTCGAACCCGCCGGCTTGGTCGAATTGCTCCGCCAACGTCTGCTCGCCGCGATTGCCTATCGCGAGCGCATTGTCCGGGACAGCGATGCATGCCGTCTCGTCTTCAGCGAAAGCGACGGCCTGCCCGGACTGATCGTGGATCGCTACAACGACATCCTCAGCTTTCAGGTGCTCACCCAGGCCATGGACCGCGACGACATTCGCGCTGCCGTCTTGCAGACCCTGCTCGAAGCGTTGCGCCCGGCCGCGGTGGTCGAGCGCGTCGACCCCCGCATTCGCCGATTGGAACACTTGCTGCCGCGCGAGGAAGGTTTGTGTCACGGGGAAAGAACCAACACCATTATCGCCATGAACGGCGTGCGCTTCCAATTGCACGCGCTGGCGGGACAAAAGACGGGCGCCTTCCTCGATCAGCGCGAGAACTACGCCGCTGCCGCTCAGTTCGCGCGCGGCGAGGCCCTCGACATGTTCTGCTACCAGGGCGGGTTCTCCCTTCACCTGGCGCGCGTCTGCTCGCACGTCACCGCCGTGGACAGTTCGCGTCCGGCGCTGGAAATCGCCGAGCAGAACGAAAAACTGAACGCCGGCGAGCACGGCGGCCGTGAGATCGAATGGATCGAGGCCAACGGCTTCGACCTGCTCAAGGACTACGCCACCGCCGGCCGCCAGTACGACACCATCGTGCTGGATCCGCCGGCCTTCGCGAGATCACGCAAGGCGCTTCCCACCGCCCTGCGCGGTTACAAGGAGCTGAACCTGCGGGCGCTGAAGATGCTGCGTCCCGGCGGCGCGCTCGTCACCTGCTCCTGCTCATTCCACGTCGGCGAAGAAGATTTTCTGGAGATGCTGCGCTCCGCGGCGTTCGACGCTCGCCAGTCGCCGAAAATTATCGCAAGACGCGGCCAGGCCAAGGACCATCCCGTGCTGCTCGCCATCCCCGAAACCGCTTACCTGAAATGCGTGATCCTCACGGTTTGA
- a CDS encoding response regulator transcription factor, translated as MSSQGTNGAAVRVLVADTTTMGSQLILEALRRDDRLEVVGVLTAADDSAALPSDLNPHVAVVGVSADGSARRGFALLRQGLARYPGVKPVFLLDCSTPELVVEAFRAGARGVVCRDDSPDVLRNCVYAVHAGQIWADSAQLGFVLDAFSRRWVPQTIVDSKGRPLLSKRELDVVRCVSEGMTNREIAARLSLSEHTVKNYIFRIFDKLGVSSRAELILYAMRPEGGTQESTFALSAASSVAVA; from the coding sequence ATGTCCAGCCAAGGTACCAATGGGGCTGCCGTTCGTGTGTTGGTAGCCGACACTACAACGATGGGCAGTCAGCTAATCCTGGAGGCATTGCGCCGGGATGATCGCCTTGAAGTCGTGGGAGTGCTCACGGCTGCTGACGACTCCGCGGCGCTGCCCTCCGACCTCAACCCCCATGTCGCGGTTGTCGGTGTGAGCGCCGACGGCAGTGCGCGGCGTGGCTTTGCTCTGCTGCGGCAGGGACTGGCTCGCTACCCCGGGGTGAAACCGGTTTTTCTTCTCGACTGTTCAACCCCCGAATTAGTGGTCGAGGCTTTTCGGGCGGGTGCTCGTGGTGTGGTCTGCCGTGACGACAGCCCCGATGTCCTGCGCAACTGTGTGTACGCCGTGCACGCGGGCCAGATTTGGGCCGATAGCGCCCAGTTGGGCTTCGTGCTCGATGCCTTCTCGCGCCGATGGGTGCCCCAAACTATCGTGGACAGCAAAGGCCGCCCCTTGCTTTCCAAGCGCGAGTTAGACGTGGTCCGGTGCGTCTCCGAGGGCATGACGAACCGGGAGATCGCGGCCCGCTTGTCGCTCAGCGAGCACACTGTCAAGAACTACATTTTTCGCATTTTTGACAAGCTGGGAGTGTCCAGCCGCGCCGAGCTGATCCTGTATGCCATGCGTCCCGAGGGCGGCACACAAGAGTCGACGTTTGCCCTATCGGCGGCATCGTCCGTCGCTGTGGCTTGA
- a CDS encoding tetratricopeptide repeat protein yields MVRITVLVFLLTLFAAAQRRGPGGAGTSPSGLPNTQQQISSLQVHVVRENERSVDDVMRVQLLRTDGATPVAETFSRDGIAEFRSIAPGSYILRVSGSNIEEATTMSFNVPPFAAAVQFVHVQMRSLAGTNSKQSRGSRQGPVSAQDLNVPNKAREELRKAGQAMQEEDWKKATGHLNKAVSIYPQYAAAYNNLGFIAMKLKDWPKAQTMFQKAADLNDSTGYAYVNLGRVYLIERNFEEAARLMNKTLALDPNNVEALTILSDCDVATGKYDEAIANVRRVHSAPHEHYAVVHLIAAVALEKQNHPQRASAEYELFLQEDPESPRAAAARRALDRLAANNRFGVAAPHP; encoded by the coding sequence ATGGTCCGCATTACCGTTCTCGTATTCCTTCTCACCTTGTTCGCTGCGGCACAACGTCGCGGCCCCGGAGGCGCCGGCACGTCCCCTTCCGGCCTTCCCAACACCCAGCAACAGATATCCTCGCTCCAGGTGCACGTCGTGAGGGAGAACGAGCGGTCGGTCGATGATGTCATGCGCGTGCAGTTGCTCAGGACCGACGGCGCCACGCCGGTCGCGGAAACTTTCTCGCGCGACGGCATAGCGGAGTTTCGCAGCATCGCGCCCGGCAGTTACATTCTGCGCGTCAGCGGAAGCAATATTGAGGAGGCCACGACCATGAGCTTCAATGTGCCTCCGTTCGCCGCCGCCGTGCAGTTCGTGCACGTGCAGATGAGGTCGCTGGCGGGAACCAACAGCAAGCAGAGTAGGGGCAGCCGACAGGGTCCGGTCTCCGCCCAGGACCTCAACGTGCCGAACAAGGCACGGGAAGAGCTAAGAAAAGCCGGCCAGGCCATGCAGGAGGAAGATTGGAAGAAGGCAACCGGGCATCTCAACAAAGCGGTCTCGATTTATCCGCAGTACGCCGCCGCCTACAACAACCTCGGCTTCATTGCCATGAAACTCAAGGACTGGCCGAAGGCGCAGACGATGTTTCAAAAGGCCGCTGACCTCAATGACTCCACCGGCTACGCTTATGTCAACCTCGGCCGCGTATACCTGATCGAGCGGAATTTCGAAGAGGCGGCCAGGCTGATGAACAAAACGCTCGCCCTCGACCCCAACAATGTCGAGGCCCTTACCATCCTCTCCGATTGCGATGTAGCCACCGGCAAATATGACGAGGCCATTGCCAACGTCCGCCGCGTGCATTCCGCTCCGCACGAGCACTACGCGGTGGTGCACTTGATTGCCGCCGTCGCCTTGGAGAAGCAGAACCATCCCCAACGTGCAAGCGCGGAGTACGAGTTGTTCCTGCAAGAGGATCCCGAGAGTCCCCGTGCCGCCGCTGCGCGCAGAGCGCTCGATCGTCTGGCGGCCAACAACCGGTTTGGAGTCGCCGCGCCGCATCCTTGA